A stretch of DNA from Oceanispirochaeta sp.:
AACTTCCTTGACCACGAAACAGCCAAAATCGACACCCTCATCGAAAAACAGAAACGGCTCATCAAGCTCCTGAAAGAAAAGCGACAGGCTGTCATAAGCCATGCTGTAACCAAAGGCCTCAATCCCGATGCCCCCATGAAGGATTCAGGAGTCGAGTGGCTGGGGGAAGTGCCGGAGCATTGGGTAATAAAAAATTATCGTTATTCATCAAAAATTTACCGAGGGAAATTCGGACATAGACCAAGAAATGATCCTTCATTATATGATGGAGAGTATCCTTTTATTCAAACTGGTGATATTGCCCGAGCTCAAAAAAAGATTACTTCATATACACAAACTTTGAATGAAAAGGGAAAGTCAATTAGCCAAAGATTCCCTGCGGGGAGTTTAGTTATGGCAATTGCAGCAAATATCGGAGATACAGCAATATTGGATTTTGAAGCATATGCTCCAGATAGTGTTGTTGGTTTTAAACCCAATTCAGATATATTTATTGATTTTTTAAAATATAGTTTGATGGCCTCTCTACCTGCACTAGAAAAAACCTCAACTCAAAGTACACAAGCAAACTTGAATATTGATCGTATTGGAGCTGTTAAATCAATTTTTCCACCTTTGAAAGAGCAATTTATTATTGTATCGGTTCTTGATAAGCAAGAAAGGCAATATCAGTCAATTGAGAAGAAGGCTATAGATGCTATTACTCTTCTCCAAGAACGCCGCACCGCCCTTATTTCAGCAGCTGTTACAGGGAAGATAGATGTTCGGGATTGGGTGGCTCCTGATAATGATAATACTCCGGGAGGTGAGGCTCTATGAGTGCCGATGCAACACAGGAACGGGTTTTTCAGGATGACATTATTCGGGACCTGGCGTCTCATGGCTGGCTTGTGGGTCAGTCTGAGAGGTACAACAGATCCCGAGGTCTCTACGAAGAAGATCTCCTTACCTTTGTACAGGAGAGTCAGGAGAAAGAGTGGCAGAAATTCTGCAAGCTCTATCCCTCTGATCCAGATGAAAAGTTTCTTGAACTTGTTGTCAGGCAGCTCTCCAAGGCAGACCCTCAGGCCGTAGACCATCAGATGAGGACCTTCGGGACTCTGGGGGTGCTCCGGCATGAGCTGAAGGACCGGGGTACACGATTCCGCCTGTGTCAGTTCAAACCCGATCATGACCTTAACCCTGATACCCTTTTGCGTTATGAAAAGAATCGTCTGCGGGTGGTTCCCGAGCTGGTCTACAGCCCCTGGGCGACGGCAGACCATGAGGCTCTCAGCGGGAATAAAGCAAAGCCCTGGCGGATCGACCTGGTTCTCTTTATAAACGGCATTCCTGTGATCACCATGGAGCTCAAGTCCGAGTTCAAACAGGATGTGGAACGGGCCATCAAACAGTATAAGACGACCCGTCTGCCCATTGATCCTGTCACCAAGAAGAGAGAACCTCTTCTCAGCTTTAAACGGGGGGCCCTGGTCCATTTTGCGGTCAGCCAGTATGAAGTCTATATGACCACCAAGCTGGAC
This window harbors:
- a CDS encoding restriction endonuclease subunit S → MKSGRYKPYEQYKDSGIEWLGEIPEHWDSANISKLFKINAGGDLQVNYFSEIKTQKHCFPIYTNANDKNAIYGYSCKNNYEANTITVSGRGDIGFAVFRDHPYDAIIRLLVLSPIKQQHCKFFSYYINDVIDFRVESSAIGQLSTNQIAPYKVVFPHFREQTQIANFLDHETAKIDTLIEKQKRLIKLLKEKRQAVISHAVTKGLNPDAPMKDSGVEWLGEVPEHWVIKNYRYSSKIYRGKFGHRPRNDPSLYDGEYPFIQTGDIARAQKKITSYTQTLNEKGKSISQRFPAGSLVMAIAANIGDTAILDFEAYAPDSVVGFKPNSDIFIDFLKYSLMASLPALEKTSTQSTQANLNIDRIGAVKSIFPPLKEQFIIVSVLDKQERQYQSIEKKAIDAITLLQERRTALISAAVTGKIDVRDWVAPDNDNTPGGEAL